The Duganella sp. BuS-21 sequence TGGCGGCGAAAGTGCTGTCGTAGTCGGCTTTGCCGAGATGCTTGATCTCGGGGAAGGTAGGAGACGTCATGCCGCCATTATAAAGCACCGCGCTATCCGTCGTTCCCGCGTAGGCGGGAATCCATGCCAAGTATGGGCTCCCGCTGCTGCGGGAGCGACGTTATCCCGGCTGGTGGCGCTCCAGCCATTGCTGCACGGAAGCGCGCTGCCACTGGAATTCCACGTAGTCCTTGACCTTGGCCGGCACCGGATCGCCGTTGCGCACCAGGCGGCTGAGCATGATGGCCAGATCGACATCGGCAATCGACCAGTCGCCGAACAGGTGCTGCGGACCTTGCACCAGCCGTTCGGCCACATATACCAGCTTGGCGGCGGCGTCCTGGGCGGCCGGACTCAGCGACGCACTCGGCTTGCCGAAAAACACCGTCTCGGTGTCGCGTTCGGCGCGCACCGGCAGCAGGTCGCTGCGCACCCAGGCCTGGAGCTGGCGCGCCACCGCGCGCTGGCGGCGCTCCTGCGGATACAGCGCCACGTACGTCGGCGGCGGAAAGCATTCCTCCAGGTATTCGGTGATGGCGCTGGACTCGGTCAACACAAAATCGCCGTCCACCAACGCCGGCACCCGCGCGGTGGTGGCGCGATCGGCGAAGGCGGCCTGCTTCTGCGCGCCGCTGGCCAGATCCACGGTCTTGACGGTGAACGGCAGACCTTTCTCGGTCAGCGCGACAAAAGCCGACAAGGCGTAAGGGCTGGTGAAAAGGCTATCGACGTATAGTTCAAACGACATGGCGGCTCCGGCTTGGGTAGATTTATTCACATAGTAAACCTTGTCTAAGTCCCTGTATAACGGTATATTTTCGCAATTCTTGTTAGTTTTATTCACAAAGTTATCCACAGAATGGCTCGCCGGCTGCCTAATTTTTCCGCTCTGCGCGCCTTCGAGGCGGCGGCCCGGCACGAGAATTTCTCGCGCGCGGCGGAGGAGTTGCACCTGACGCACGGCGCCATCAGCCATCAAGTGCGTGGCTTGGAACAGGAATTGGGCCGGCAACTATTCGTGCGCAATGGCCGCCAGGTGAAAATAACTAACGACGGCCTGAAGTTCGCCCAGTTCCTGGGCAAGGCCTTCGCCGACATCGGCGCCGCCACCGACGCCATGCGCGCGGCCAGCATCCACCAGCGGCTCACCATCACCTCGATACCCTCGTTTGCGGCGCGCTGGCTGGCGCCCCGGCTCGGGCGTTTCATCGAGCGCTATCCGGATATCGAGGTGGTACTGCAGTCGAGCGGCCACATGCAGGATCTGGCGCGCGAGGGGGTGGACGTGGGTATCCGCTTTGGACGCGGCAACTATCCGGGCATGGTGGCGGTGCGGCTGATGGGCGACGTCTACTACCCTGTAGTGAGTCCCCACTATCGCGGCGGCAAGCTACCGGCCGTACCGAACGACCTGGCCGGGCACGCGCTGCTGCGCTCGGTGGAGCGCTGGACGCCGTGGCTGCACGCGGCCGGAGTCAACCTGCCGGAGCCGTCGGGCGGCTTGCTGTTTGAGGATTTATCGATGCTGATTCGTTCCGCTGCCGATGGCAACGGCGTGGCGCTGGTGCGGCACGTGGTGGCGATGCAGGAGATCGCCTCCGGGCAGTTGCTGCGGCTGTTCGACATCGCCACGCCCAGCCCGGATGAGTATTACTTCGTCTCGCCGCCCGGCGCGGCCGGCAAGCCGCAGGTGGCGGCGTTCCGCGAGTGGCTGCTGGAAGAGATCGCCGCCTTCCAGCGCCAGCACCTTACATGACGATCTTGACCATCGGGTGCGCCGACAGCTCGGTGTACAGCGCGTCGAGCTGCTCGCGGCTGATCGCGCGCACGGTGCAAGTCAGGCCCGTGTAATTACCCTTGCCCGACGGACGCACTTCCATTTTGCCCTCATGGAATTCCTTGTCATGCTTTTGCACCACCACAATGATGGCCGGGGCGAAATCGATATGAGTCGGCCCCATGACCTTGATCGGGAAGTCGCTCGGGTACTCGATGAGGGACTCTGATGGCGGGATCGCTTGCATAATCATTCCAATCTAAAAATATAAAACCGGCGGCATCAACGCGATGCCGCCGGCCTATATTGTAGCCCGATCAGGACTTTGCCAGCGCCAGCGGCTCGCTGGCCTGGCCGGACAGGCGCTGCAAGCGCGCCAGCGCCGACTCGTTGCCCAGCGCCGGCTGGCTCACCGATTTGCGGATCGCCTCCAGCTCGGCGGCCTGGTCCAAAGGCTTCTGGCCGATATCGGTGACGATGCGCAAGCCCTCGGCGTCGGTGCGGATCGCTTCGGCGCGGCGGGTCAGGGCGCTGAGGGCGCTCGACTGGCCGCGCATGCCCTGCAAACCGGTCAGCTGGGCCTGGCGCTCGGCGCGCAGCTGCTGCAGATCCTGCTGGGCGCGGGCCGAGGACAGGGCTTGCAACGCCTTCTTCGCCTGCGCATCGAACTCGGACAGCTGCTTGGACAGCGCATCGACGATGGTTTGCAGCTCGTTCATATACTGCTTGGCGTCGGCTTCCTCCTGCAGCTCCTGCGGCAGGCGCGCCTTGTTGCCTTCCAGTTCGTCGCAGAACAGGGTGATGGTCGCTTCCGAGATCTTGCCGGTGGCCAGGCGCTCGGCCAGGGTGCCGGCGGCCTGCTCGTCGGTGGCGATCAGCTGGCGCAGCTGGACCACGTCGCTGGCTTCCTTGTCGAAGGCGGCGCGGGCAGCGGCCAGTTTCTGGGCGACGCTGCGCAGGTTGTCGGCCAGGCGGTCGCGGTCGGCCTCGGTGGCGGTTTCCGGGTCGAAGTTGGCGATCGCTTCGGACACGCGATTGCCGAGCGCGCCGAAATGCTTGGTAATCAGTCGCGCGGTCAGGCCCCAGCCATTCAAGTTGCTCATGTCAGTCTTCCTCAATCAAAGTTGCGCATCATTGGATAACGATGCGTTGCTGCTCCACCGGGATGCCAATGACGAAGTCGACATGGATCCCGCGTTTCCCGTGGTCGCCGTTCACGCTGTGGATGATTTCCGTCGTGATCAGCAAATATTCGTGGCCGCCGCTGCGCAGTTCGCGCACATACGGCATGAAATACATCTCCTGGCGCAGGCCGGTGTTGCCCATGGCGTCGTCCAGCCGCGTTTCGGTGCCGGTGAAGGGCGGCACGTAGGCCACCTCCGGATCGCCGGCGTCGCGCCAATAATCGACGCCGTCCCGGGTGCCGAACGCCAGCTCCAGATCCAGGCCCAGATCGGCCAGCTGCTCGCGCCACAGCGTGTAGCTGCGGTCGCCCAGGCCGGCGCCGGCGCGGCCGGTATAGGCATCCTGGTCCTCCGCCGTTTCCGGAATCACACGCGCCAGCTGGCTGCAATACATCACCTCGCTGACCTCGCCGCTGGCGTTCTGGTAGACCTGGAGGAATTTCTCCTTGTCGTCGCGGTCGCCGGTTTCCAGGTAGTAGCGATACAGCCCGCCCGACTGCTTGAGTCGGATCTGCGAGACGGCCACGATGCGCGTATCGTCGGCATCCGGCAGCGCGATCAGCGAACCGTTGCTGACCGCGCGCAGCAGCGGCGACTGCTGGATGCCGACCACGCTGCCGATGCGCGCGCCCAGCGGCAGATCGGTATCGGTGCGCGGCGCCTCGTTGCCGGCCAGCTTGGCGGCGCCATTGCGCAGGTAGTTGTAAGCATCGGTCCAGCCCATCATCAATTCCTTTCAAACGAATAATTCGGTCCGGCGCGCAGTCGGCGGAACTTGCGCACCGAATACACGGCCGCCCAGCCCAGCAAACTCAGCACGGACAGCCAGGCAAACAGGCGCAGCACGCTGGCCATGAACGACGGCTCGGGCGGCGTTGGCGCTGCCGGGGCGGCGACCGGTGCCGGCGTACCCAGGCCTGGCATGCCGCCCACCATCCCCGTACCGTCCGGGCTGCCGGCCGCCGCCGCGCCAGTCGCAGCGCCGGTGTCGGCCGGCGCGGTCGCCGGTGCCGGCTGGTTGCCGCTGGTGGTCGGATAGATCACCGGCTGGTGACTCTGGCTCATCGCACGGCCCAGCATGAAACCGATCACGCCGGCCATCATGCCGTTGCCGGACGACGGCTGTTGGTACACCGGTGCCGGCGCCGGATACGGCGGCGCCTGATAGCCGGGAGACGGACGCTGCGCCTGCTGCGGCTGGCGCAAGGTGTCGTTCCGCGGCGGCAAAGGGCGGGCGTTGTCGGCGGCGCGGCGCTGATCGTAGGTCTGCAGCGCGCGGTCATGGGCGGCGCTGCGGTCGACATCGCGCGACATCGCCGAAGTATTGCGCGACGGCTGGGCCGAGGCCGGCGAGCCGGCCTGCTTGCCGAAAGCGCCGGGGCCGCTCTGACGATTGGCGGGCGGCGCGGACGGCTGGCGGTGCGCGGTGGAGTTGTTCTTTTGTGAAGAAAATCCACTTTTAAACGACGACGATGTGCCAGAATGTGAAGCCGGACGCGCTTCCGCCGGCACCTTGCTTGCGAACGCAAGACAAACCATCAAAAGCAGCGCGGATCGAAATGACTTCATGATGTTTTTTCACAAAGAAGTTGAATGAAAAACAGCATAGCGCCGCGCAAGATCGGTTGCATCGGTAATAAAAGGCACGCTTCACCATGACACGCAAATACTTGGACATGAATCAACACGACGCGCTGTACAAGGTGGCGCGCGCGTATCCCGGCGGCATCGACGCGCTGGCGCAGGCGATGGGGATTTCGGTCAACGTCCTGCGCAACAAGCTGGCACCGACGATCGCCTCGCACTATCCGTCGTTTGAAGAGGTTTCAACGGTGGTGGACTTGTGCCACAAGGCGGGGGTGAGCGAGGCCCACCTGCCGCTGCACGCGCTGCTGACGCGGCACGGCATGGCAGCCTTCGTGGTACCGATGCCGGAAGCGATCGGCGAGGACGATCTATCGCAGACCGTCTGCAAAGTCATGAGCCAGGTGGGGGCGGTAGCGGAAGCCGTCTCCAGCGCGCTCCTGGACGGCAAGGTAACACCTGCCGAAGCCGACTTGATCGAACGCGAATTCCAGGGCGCCTTGTCGGCCCTGGGAGAATGGCGCGCCCGCCTGCGCCTGAAAGCCCAACAATGACATCGGGGTCAGTTCCGACATTCGGACATTTCACTAGCGAAATGTCCGAATGTCGGAACTGACCCCGAATGGATTACTGCTGGTTTTGCTGGCGGCGGTCGCGGTTGTCACGATTATCGTCGCGGCGGCGGTCTGATGGCTCGGCGCGGTTGTCACGCTGGGCCGGCGGCTGTGCTTGCGGCGGTGGCGCGACTTGACGCGGTGCTTGGGCCGGCGCTTGCTGCACAGGTGGCGGCGTGAATTGGCGCGGCGGCTGGATCTGCGGTTGCGCCTGGATTTGCGGCGGCTGCTGTTGCGGCGGCTGCACCTGGATTTGCGGCTGCGGCTGACGCGGCTCGTCGTGCGGACGGAAACGGCGCTGGTTGTCGTCGCCGCCACGGTCGGTGCGCTCGCGCGGTAATTGCGGTTGCTGCGGATTGAATCGCGGCCGCACGTCGACGCGGATGTCGTTCGGATTGATGGTCTGCGGCGGCGTGTCCGGACGGCCGAACTGATTCGGCGCCAGGGTGCTGGTCTGGCCACGCGGCGGCTGCGCCGGCACCTGCACCGGCTGCGACGGCGCCGTGATTACGCGGCCAGGACGTTCATTGCGGTCGTTCCTGTCGTTCCTGTCGTTGCGATCGTTACGATCGTTCCTGTCGTTGCGGCCATCATTGCGGTCGAAACGATCCGGAATACCATCGTGATCGCGGTCACCGCCACGATTGGTCGTCAACGGCGCGCGCGGCGGCTGCGGCGGCGTCACTACCGCCACATTCCGGACGAAATTGGTCGGCGGAATGACCGATGCGCCGCGATTCACCACCACGTTGCGACGCCCCTCGAACTGCTCGCGCGGCAGCACCGTCATGCCGTCACGATGACCATTCCAGTCGTTCCGCTGCTGGAATGGCTTGCCATTGTGCGTCCACGTCACGCGCCGTTCGTAATCCGACGATACGCGATAGCCGGGGACGAAACGGTCACGCGGCGACAGCGGATACCAGCCCAGTCCAGGCCCGGAATGACTACCGCCGCCATTGCCGCCGACCCAGCCCACCAGCGCCGGCGCCCATACCGGCCGTCCCGCAGGACGTCCCGGCGCCCAGCCCCATCGGCGATTCACCATCACCCAGCGCCCATAGTGCGAAGGCGCGTAAGCCCACGGCGCGTTGTCCACCCAGGTCCAGCCCCACGGCGCCAGGAATACCCAGCGGCCGTCGCGGTAAGGCGCCCAGTCCATCGCCACATTGCGCGGCGTCCACAACGGGCCGTATTCGACGCTCTCGGTCCAGCTGCCGTTGCGGTCCAGTTCCTCGTAGCCGGTCATGCCGCTGGAGACATAGCGGGTGGTCGTGGTAGCGCTGTCGAGCCGGTCGCGGTCCTCGGCCCAGACGTCGAAACCGTCGCGCCGCGCCACGCTGGTGCGCACATCTTCGGCGCTGACGTCCACATGGCGGCCATTGCTCACCACCACCGACGAACCGGCGCCTTCCACCCGCGCGGCGCCGCCCAGCACGCTGATCTGGCTGGTATCGGGCGTGCGGTCCACGTCCACCCGCAGCACGCCGGGTTCGATCATGGTGATGCGCGCCTGTGGCGTGCTCAGTTCGAAATCACGCAGCAGTTCGGGGCTGCGCACGCGGATGCTGACGCTGCCGTAATTCAGGCGCAGGCGCAGCAGGTCGTCGTCCATGCCGACGATTTCCAGATCGGAATCGCTATCGACCCGCACCGCCGTCGAGCCGACGCGGAATTCGGTGCGCGCACCGGAGGCGGTGTTGATGTGGTTGGCAGCCGTTACCGGGAAATTCAGGGAGGCGCCCATGGGCTCGCCGTCGCCCACCAGCGTGACTTGCCCCTGCACGCTGGAGATGCGTCCGACCATCGCCGGAGGATCCTCGGCCAGGGCCAACGCACTAAAGCTGGCAAAAGCGGCCAGCACGACGGTATGGATGATTTTGCGGCTCATGGCTGCGTCTCCTGTGGTTATCCTTGATTTAACGCCGCGCCAGCAAGTTCGAATACACGGGTTACAAATGCTTGCAATTCACGCCGCAGCGCTGCCGCGCTTGACGAAGAACAGCGCCGCACCGACCGCCATCAACAGGCCGCCGAACACGCGGTTCTGCTTTTTGACGGCGCCCGCATCGCGGAAAAAGCGCTGCATCGACGAGGCCAGGAAGGCATAACTATGCATCACCACCAGATCGATGCAGCACATAGTCACCGCCAGGATCAACAGTTGCGGCAACAGCGGCGCCTGATCGGTAATGAACTGCGGCAGCACCGCCACCATGAAGATGATGCCCTTCGGATTGGTGGCGTTGGTCAGGAAACCGGTGAGGAAGCGTTTTTTCACGGTCGGTACGTCGACCGCCGCCTGCTGTTGCTGGCTGATGCTGACCTTGGCCCGCCACTGGCTCAGGCCCAGGTAGATCAGGTACAGCGCGCCGACCGTCTTCACCACGTTGAACGCCACTTCCGAGGCCAGCAGCAGCGAACCGACGCCCGCACCTGCAATGAAAAACACCAGCAGCAAGCCGGTCTGCAAGCCGAAAATGGTGGCGCTGGCGCGCCGCACGCCATACGACAGGCCGTGCGACATCGACAGCACCGCGCCCGAACCGGGCGATACGGCAATGATGCAGGCGGCAACGAAGAAGGTGAACCAGGTGGCGAAACTCATGGCAAGTCCATTCAAATAATCGATTACTAAGCAATCACTGAGGCGATCACTAAGGCGATCACCATTGTAGCGGTATCGCCGGACATCCCGCTTGGGTTAATATTGCTGATCAAACCACACATGGAGTTTCCCCAAATGGCCGGTTCCAGCCTGTTAGCCCTGATCGACGATATCGCCACCATCCTCGACGACGTCGCCGCGATGAGCAAAGTGGCCGCGAAGAAAACCGCCGGGGTACTCGGCGACGACCTGGCCCTGAACGCGCAACAAGTGTCCGGCGTGCGCGCCGAACGCGAACTGCCTGTGGTGTGGGCGGTGGCGGTCGGTTCGCTGAAGAACAAGGCCATCCTGGTGCCGTCCGCACTGGCGATCAGCGCGTTCGCGCCGTGGGCCATCACGCCGCTGCTGATGGTCGGCGGCCTGTACCTGTGCTTTGAAGGTTTCGAGAAAATCGCCCACAGTTTTATGCATAGTGCGGAAGACGACCACCACAAACAGGCATTGCACGAAGCACTGGCCAATCCCGACGTCGACCTGATGGCGTTGGAGAAAGAAAAGATCAAGGGCGCCATCCGCACCGACTTCATCCTGTCGGCCGAGATCATCGTGATCTCGCTGGGCACGGTGGCGACCGCGCCGTTTTCGCAACAGGTGGCGGTAGTAGTCGGCATCGCGCTGGTAATGACGGTGGGCGTGTACGGCCTGGTGGCGGCCATCGTCAAGATGGATGACGCCGGCCTCTACCTGAGCCAGCGCGGCGGCGCCGCCGTGCGTGCGCTGGGCCGCGTGCTGCTGACGGCCGCGCCGAAACTGATGAAATTGCTGGGCGTGGTCGGCACGGTGGCCATGTTCATGGTCGGCGGCGGCATCCTCACCCACGGCCTGCCGTTTGCGCACGAGCTGATCCACCACGCCGCCGAAGCCTCCGGCCCGGTGCTGGGCGCCATCGTTCCAACGGTGCTGGACGCGGTCACCGGCGTGATTGCCGGCGCACTGGCGCTGGTGGCGGTCACCGTGGTCAGCAAACTCGTGCGCCTGGTGAAGAAGTCTGGCTAATCGGACAAGCTTTGCTCTCCCGGATAGGCCATACACTGGCCCAATCCGGGGAATTTTGATCTACATCAATAAAATCGACCGGCGTACTACGTAAACTGGCCAGGCCTATTGCGATACAGCAATAAAACCAGCCGGAGTTATGTCATGCGCAACAATCAACCTGTCACCAATCGCGAAGTGGAAGTCCTGGACGACCAGGCCATCGTTTCGAAAACTGATTTGGACGGCAATATCACCTATGTGAACCCGTACTTCACAGAAATCAGCGGCTTCACGGAAAATGAGTTGATCGGCGCGCCGCAGAACATCCTGCGCCACCCGGACATGCCGGCCGAGGCCTTCGCCGACCTGTGGGCCTCCATCAGGGCCGGCACGCCATGGACCGGCATCGTCAAGAACCGCTGCAAGAACGGCGATTTCTACTGGGTGCGCGCCAACATCACGCCGATCCGCGAAAACGGCCGCACCATCGGCTACATGTCGGTGCGCGTGAAACCCGAACGCCACCAGATCGCCAAGGCCGACCAGGCCTACCGCGCCATCCGCACCGAAGCCAATCACGGCATCCGCATCAAGAACGGCCAGGTCATCCGGGCCGGCGTCGGCTCGCTGCTGTCGCGCCTGAGCCATGTCTCGCTCGGCATGCGCATCTGGCTGGCCACCAGCGCGGTCAACGTGCTGCAAGTGCTGGTATGCGCCGCCGTGCTGCTGAACGGCGACAGCGCGCACAACTACGCCATCTTCGCCGCCACCTTCCTCGGCCTGTTGATCAACGTGTTCCTGTGGTACACGCTGCGCGTCTCCGTGCTGCAACCGCTCGACCGCGCCCTGCAAGGTGCCCGCTCGATCGCCGCCGGCGACCTGTCGTCGTCCTTCGAGACCGACGCCACCGACGAAGTGGGCCAACTGCTGCGTGCCCTGCAGCAAATGAACAGCAACCTGATCGCCACCATCCGCGACGTGCGCGTCAACGTGGAAACCATGGCCGTGGCCACCCGCCAGATCGCCGCCGGCAATGCCGACCTGTCCGGCCGCACCGAAGCGCAGGCCGCCAGCCTGGAGGAAACCGCATCGAGCGTCGAACAGTTCTCCTCGACCGTGAAGCAGAACGCCGACAATTCCGAGCAGGCCAACAAGCTGGCGCAAAGCGCGTCGCAGGTGGCGGTGCAGGGCGGCGAGATCGTGGCCGACGTCATCGCCACCATGGACGAAATAAATAGTTCCTCGCGCAAGATCGTCGACATCATCGGCCTGATCGAAGGCATCGCCTTCCAGACCAACATCCTGGCGCTGAACGCCGCCGTGGAAGCGGCCCGCGCCGGCGAACAGGGACGCGGCTTCGCCGTGGTGGCCAGCGAGGTGCGCAACCTGGCCCAGCGCAGCGCCACCGCCGCCAAGGACATCAAGAACCTGATCAACGTTTCGGTCGGCAAGGTCAGCGCCGGCATGGTGCAGGTCGACCGCGCCGGCGCCACCATGAAGGAAGTGGTGGCCTCGGTGCAGCAGGTGACCGCCATCATGAAGGAAATCTCGGTCGCTTCGCACGAGCAGAGCATCGGCGTCGATCAGGTCAACTCGGCCATCGCCCACATGGACCAGGTCACGCAGCAGAACGCCGCGCTGGTCGAAGAAGCGGCCGCCGCCACCGCCAGCCTGGCGATGGAAGCGGGCGGCCTGACGCAGGCGGTCAGCCTGTTCAAGTTCGGCCCGGCCCGCAGTGCGCGCCGTGCGCCTCTGAATGTCAAACGCCTCGCCGCATAAACCATCATGAACACGCCTTTCCCACCCGTTGAATTCGATGCTGGCATCATCGGCAGGTTGAGCCAGTCGGGACCGCGCTATACCTCGTACCCGACCGCCGACCGTTTCCAGAGCGATTTCGGCTACGGCCAATTCCTGGAAGCGGTGGCCGGCCTGCGCATGCGCCGCAGCCGCCGGCCGCTGTCGTTATACATTCACATTCCGTTCTGCGACACGGTCTGCTACTACTGCGGCTGCAACAAGATCGTCACCAAGGACCACGGCAAGGCCGCCGTCTACCTCGGCTACCTGAAGCAGGAGATCGACATGCAGGGCCGCCTGTTCGACGGCATGGGCCAGATCGGGCAGCTGCACTTCGGCGGCGGCACGCCGACCTATTTGAGCGACAGGCAGATGGGCGACCTGATGGCGCACCTGCACGCCAACTTCGATTTCGCTTCCGACCAGCAGGGCGAGTATGCCATCGAAATCGACCCGCGCACGGTCAGCGTGGAGCGCGTACACAAGCTGCGCGCGCAAGGCTTCAACCGCATCAGCCTGGGCGTGCAGGATTTCGATACCGAGGTGCAGAAGGCCGTCAACCGCATCCAGCCCGAAGCGGAAACGCGCGCGGTGATGGCCGCGGCGCGCGCCGCCGGTTTCCGCTCCATCAGCATCGACCTGATCTACGGCCTGCCCAAGCAGACCATGGCCAGCATGACGCAAACGCTGGACAAGGTGATCGACGCCGCCCCGGACCGCATCGCGCTGTACAACTACGCCCACCTGCCGCACCTCTTCAAACCGCAGCGCCGCATCGCCGAGGCGGACATGCCATCGCCGGCGGCGAAGCTGGAGCTGCTGTCAATCTGCATCCAGCGCCTGTGCGACGCCGGCTACATTTACATCGGCATGGACCATTTCGCCAAGCCGGACGACGAACTGGCGGTGGCCCAGCGCCAGGGCCGTTTGCAACGCAACTTCCAGGGCTATTCCACGCGCGCCGAGTCGGAGCTGATCTCTTGCGGCGTATCGGCCATCAGCGCGGTCGGTGCGACCTATAGCCAGAACGAGAAGACGCTGGAGGCGTACTACCAAAAACTGGAAAGCGGCGTGCTGCCGGTCACGCGCGGCATCAAGCTCGATAACGACGACCTGCTGCGACGCATCGTGATTCAAAAACTGATGTGCAATTTCGAATTGTCGATTTCGTCAATCGAGCAGGGTTTCCCGGTCCAGTTCCGGCTGTACTTCGCCAGGGAACTGGCGCAGCTCAAGGCGTTCGAGGACGACGGCTTGCTGACCATCGAAGATGACTGGATTTCAGTGACGCCGAAAGGCCGTCTGCTGATCCGCAATATCTGCATGGTGTTCGACCGCTATCTCAGCCAGCCGCAAGCCTTGCAACCGCTGCGCTACTCGAAAACGATCTGAGCAGCTCATGAACACCGCACAGCTATTGCCCGTGTTTGTGGTCGGCCTGGCCGGCAGCATCCACTGCGCGGGCATGTGCGGCGGCATCGTGACCGCCATCTCCGTCGTTCCTGCGCAGGCAGCAACCCATAGAACGCCGGTACGCATCGTCAGCATGGATTCCCGTTCGAACGGGAATGACGCGCTGCTGGTGCTGGCCTACAACACCGGCCGCATCGGCAGCTACATGCTGGCCGGCGCACTGGCGGGCGGCTTGGCCGGCGGCGCCCGCAGCATGGCGGCGCTGGCCGACGTACAACTCGGCTTCTACTGGCTGGCCAATCTGATGCTGGTGGCGCTCGGCCTGTACCTGATGAACGCCTGGCGCGGCCTGGCGCGGCTGGAGCAGGGCGGCCGCCTGCTATGGCGCCGCATTGCGCCGGCGACGCGCTCCCTGCTACCGGCCGACACCCCGGCCAAGTCGCTGGCGCTGGGCGCGCTGTGGGGCTGGCTCCCATGCGGCATGGTCTACAGCGCCCTGACCACCGCCCTGCTGAGCGGCTCGGCAGCCGACGGCGCCGCCATGATGCTGGCCTTCGGCCTCGGCACGCTGCCGATGCTGACCGCCCTCGGCCTGCTGGGCGCACGCGTGGCGCAGACCATGCAGCGCCGCCCGATGCGGATCGGCGCCGGCCTGCTGGTGCTGAGCTTCGGCGTGCTCGGCCTGGCACGCGCTGCGGGCGTGACGGGCGTAACGGGCAACCTCGCGCCCGCATGGATAGAGATGCTATGCCTCACACCACACGCCTAAGCGGTACGCCCGCCGCGTGCTACCACTGCGGCCAGCCCTTGCCGCACGACGTACGCCACATCGCCTGGACGGTCCTGATCGACCACCTCGAGCACACCATGTGCTGCCCCGGCTGCGCGGCGGTGGCGCAAACCATAGTCGACATGGGCCAGGAACACTACTACCGCGACCGCACCGCCTACGCCGCCAGCGCCGAGGGAGCGCAGCAGCTGCCGCCCGAACTGCAACTCTACGACA is a genomic window containing:
- a CDS encoding sulfite exporter TauE/SafE family protein, whose product is MNTAQLLPVFVVGLAGSIHCAGMCGGIVTAISVVPAQAATHRTPVRIVSMDSRSNGNDALLVLAYNTGRIGSYMLAGALAGGLAGGARSMAALADVQLGFYWLANLMLVALGLYLMNAWRGLARLEQGGRLLWRRIAPATRSLLPADTPAKSLALGALWGWLPCGMVYSALTTALLSGSAADGAAMMLAFGLGTLPMLTALGLLGARVAQTMQRRPMRIGAGLLVLSFGVLGLARAAGVTGVTGNLAPAWIEMLCLTPHA
- the hemN gene encoding oxygen-independent coproporphyrinogen III oxidase, with translation MNTPFPPVEFDAGIIGRLSQSGPRYTSYPTADRFQSDFGYGQFLEAVAGLRMRRSRRPLSLYIHIPFCDTVCYYCGCNKIVTKDHGKAAVYLGYLKQEIDMQGRLFDGMGQIGQLHFGGGTPTYLSDRQMGDLMAHLHANFDFASDQQGEYAIEIDPRTVSVERVHKLRAQGFNRISLGVQDFDTEVQKAVNRIQPEAETRAVMAAARAAGFRSISIDLIYGLPKQTMASMTQTLDKVIDAAPDRIALYNYAHLPHLFKPQRRIAEADMPSPAAKLELLSICIQRLCDAGYIYIGMDHFAKPDDELAVAQRQGRLQRNFQGYSTRAESELISCGVSAISAVGATYSQNEKTLEAYYQKLESGVLPVTRGIKLDNDDLLRRIVIQKLMCNFELSISSIEQGFPVQFRLYFARELAQLKAFEDDGLLTIEDDWISVTPKGRLLIRNICMVFDRYLSQPQALQPLRYSKTI